One Leucobacter muris DNA segment encodes these proteins:
- a CDS encoding APC family permease has product MGRLLGRGGAHRGAARLQQGRRRREGARGAAHPRGRDPARARRRRARRRRPRAREPRLLRPAERVLRTRAGALFVIGFGAYLGFESTAIYAEEAKRPERTVPRATIIAIAFLGVFYAFTFWILTLAFGADGLIELARSDAFETLVIEGTGEYAGAWAAFVMKILIVTSFFACVLAFHNACTRYLFSLGREGLLPRALGRSSARSQSPAVASITLSAISLLAVVVALLLRADPFLGLAIWTYATGVQGLVFAQAVTAVAVVWYFVRDRRGHSVWRVVVAPAIGAIGLIIGYFLIVTNFEVVTGLEGPINQVLLLPTPILFIGGIVVGLVLKKRKPAYYASLTESVKVMPRGAE; this is encoded by the coding sequence CTGGGGCGTCTACTCGGTCGCGGCGGTGCTCATCGTGGGGCTGCTCGGCTACAACAAGGTCGACGTCGGCGCGAAGGTGCTCGCGGTGCTGCTCACCCTCGAGGTCGCGATCCTGCTCGTGCTCGCCGTCGCCGTGCTCGTCGACGGCGGCCCCGAGCCCGCGAGCCTCGCCTCCTTCGACCCGCAGAACGTGTTCTTCGCACCCGGGCGGGGGCGCTCTTCGTCATCGGCTTCGGCGCCTACCTCGGCTTCGAGAGCACCGCGATCTACGCCGAGGAGGCGAAGCGCCCGGAGCGCACCGTGCCCCGCGCCACCATCATCGCGATCGCGTTCCTCGGCGTCTTCTACGCCTTCACCTTCTGGATCCTCACCCTCGCGTTCGGAGCCGACGGCCTCATCGAGCTCGCCCGCAGCGACGCCTTCGAGACGCTCGTCATCGAGGGCACGGGCGAGTACGCCGGAGCCTGGGCGGCGTTCGTCATGAAGATACTCATCGTGACGAGCTTCTTCGCCTGCGTGCTCGCCTTCCACAACGCCTGCACCCGCTACCTCTTCTCGCTCGGCCGCGAGGGGCTGCTGCCCCGCGCCCTCGGGCGGTCGAGCGCGCGCAGCCAGTCGCCCGCCGTCGCGAGCATCACCCTCTCGGCGATCTCGCTGCTCGCGGTCGTGGTCGCCCTGCTGCTGCGGGCCGACCCGTTCCTCGGGCTCGCGATCTGGACCTACGCCACGGGCGTGCAGGGGCTCGTCTTCGCCCAAGCGGTCACCGCGGTGGCCGTGGTCTGGTACTTCGTGAGGGATCGCCGCGGCCACAGCGTCTGGCGCGTCGTCGTGGCTCCCGCCATCGGGGCGATCGGACTGATCATCGGCTACTTCCTCATCGTCACGAACTTCGAGGTCGTCACGGGGCTCGAGGGGCCGATTAATCAGGTGCTGCTGCTGCCGACCCCGATCCTCTTCATCGGCGGCATCGTCGTGGGCCTCGTGCTCAAGAAGCGCAAGCCCGCCTACTACGCGAGCCTCACCGAATCGGTGAAGGTCATGCCCCGGGGCGCCGAATAG
- a CDS encoding DmpA family aminopeptidase — MFNTSESTPPLGDQGAGAAPRARDLGVPLDGTPGPLNAITDVPGLEVGFVTITDDAPVVARTGVTAILPRGRDRAGLPCAAGVAVLNGNGELTGRSWIEESGQLQAPIAITNSHAVGSVHRGVDRWMAAHHSDSAAAWMLPVVGETWDGYLNSINADTVRPEHAEQALDAASGGPLAEGSVGGGTGMNCYGFKGGTGTASRTVRIGDESYTVGVLLQANFGSREELKIAGRPLGRESRAPNPMETSEWFDRELSGARAVPGAGSVIVVVVTDAPLLPDQCEALARRVPLGLARTGTTGSHFSGDIFLALSTANEGSLGSRMGTTGPVVEQFAHVAWGRIDALFTGVVEATEEAVLNALVAARDTVGREGHESFALPHDEVRAAFSAE; from the coding sequence ATGTTCAATACTTCGGAGTCGACACCCCCGCTGGGTGACCAGGGGGCCGGGGCCGCCCCTCGCGCCCGCGACCTCGGCGTGCCCCTCGACGGCACGCCCGGCCCGCTCAACGCCATCACCGACGTGCCGGGCCTCGAGGTCGGCTTCGTCACGATCACCGACGACGCGCCCGTCGTCGCGCGCACCGGCGTCACCGCCATCCTTCCGCGCGGGCGCGACCGCGCGGGCCTTCCCTGCGCCGCCGGCGTCGCAGTGCTCAACGGCAATGGCGAGCTCACCGGTCGCAGCTGGATCGAGGAGTCCGGGCAGCTGCAGGCGCCCATCGCCATCACCAACTCGCACGCCGTCGGCTCGGTGCACCGCGGCGTCGACCGCTGGATGGCTGCGCACCACTCCGACAGCGCGGCCGCGTGGATGCTGCCCGTGGTCGGCGAGACCTGGGACGGCTACCTCAACTCGATCAACGCCGACACGGTGCGCCCCGAGCACGCCGAGCAGGCCCTCGACGCGGCCTCGGGCGGCCCGCTCGCCGAGGGCAGCGTCGGCGGCGGCACCGGCATGAACTGCTACGGCTTCAAGGGCGGCACCGGCACGGCCTCGCGCACCGTGCGCATCGGCGACGAGTCGTACACGGTCGGCGTGCTGCTGCAGGCGAACTTCGGATCCCGCGAGGAGCTCAAGATCGCGGGCCGACCCCTCGGCCGCGAGTCGCGGGCGCCCAACCCGATGGAGACGAGCGAATGGTTCGACCGAGAGCTCTCGGGAGCCCGCGCCGTTCCCGGCGCCGGCAGCGTCATCGTGGTCGTCGTGACCGACGCGCCCCTGCTGCCCGACCAGTGCGAGGCGCTCGCCCGCCGCGTACCGCTCGGCCTCGCGCGCACCGGCACCACCGGCAGCCACTTCTCGGGCGACATCTTCCTCGCGCTCTCGACTGCCAATGAGGGCTCCCTCGGATCGCGGATGGGCACGACGGGGCCGGTGGTCGAGCAATTCGCGCACGTCGCGTGGGGACGCATCGACGCCCTCTTCACCGGTGTCGTCGAAGCGACCGAGGAGGCGGTGCTGAACGCGCTCGTCGCAGCCCGCGACACGGTCGGCCGCGAGGGGCACGAGAGCTTCGCGCTGCCCCACGACGAGGTGCGGGCCGCATTCTCCGCGGAGTGA